The Bacillus sp. F19 DNA segment TGAGGCTGGTGCAGTTTGGATGGAGACGATTGAAGAGCTTGCATCCCGATCTGACTATATTATTACAATGGCCGGCTATCCTTCTGATGTAGAAGAAATTTATTTAAGTGAAAAAGGCATTTTGGACTCTGCCAAGGAAGGTACATATGTAATAGATATGACTACTTCTAAGCCAAGTCTTGCAAAAGAAATCTATAAAGCAGCAAAGCAGCGCCATATCCATGCCTTGGATGCACCCGTTTCAGGCGGAGATGTAGGGGCAAGAGAAGCGAGATTATCCATTATGGCAGGCGGAGATCAGGAAGCATTTGACGCATGCATGCCGATTTTTTCTGTCATTGGACAAAATATAGTGTATCAGGGAGAAGCAGGAAGCGGTCAGCATACGAAAATGTGCAACCAGATTGCGATAGCAGCTGGCATGATTGGAGTCAGTGAGGCCATTGCTTATGCGGAAAACGCTGGTCTCGATCCTGAAAATGTTTTAAAAAGCATTTCAGCAGGTGCAGCTGGCAGCTGGTCACTGAGCAATCTTGCTCCAAGAATGCTGAAAGAGGATTTTGAACCAGGCTTCTATGTAAAGCATTTCATAAAGGATATGGACATTGCAATTGAAGAAGCTGACCATATGAAGATGGAGGTGCCAGGATTAACGTTAGCTCATTCACTATACACAGATCTTCAGAAAAAGGGTGAAGGTGACAGCGGTACACAGGCGCTGTACAAGCTATGGAAATCGTAATCAGAAAGCTGCAGGGCAATCGTGCAGCACCGATGGATCTCTTGCTCGAGGCCGATCCTTCCGAACAAAATATAAATCAATATCTCAAAAAGGGGACCGTTTTTCTTGCGGAGCTTGAAAAGAATAAGGCAGGAGTTATGGTGCTGATGCCGATTTCGCCTGCATCTATGGAAATAATGAATCTTGCGGTGGATGAGAAATTCAGGGGTAAA contains these protein-coding regions:
- a CDS encoding NAD(P)-dependent oxidoreductase, with the translated sequence MTEKKGVIGFIGTGVMGKSMAGHLLHDGYPVLVYTRTKEKASELIEAGAVWMETIEELASRSDYIITMAGYPSDVEEIYLSEKGILDSAKEGTYVIDMTTSKPSLAKEIYKAAKQRHIHALDAPVSGGDVGAREARLSIMAGGDQEAFDACMPIFSVIGQNIVYQGEAGSGQHTKMCNQIAIAAGMIGVSEAIAYAENAGLDPENVLKSISAGAAGSWSLSNLAPRMLKEDFEPGFYVKHFIKDMDIAIEEADHMKMEVPGLTLAHSLYTDLQKKGEGDSGTQALYKLWKS